In Emcibacter nanhaiensis, the sequence AATGCCCAAATCATCGCGGAGGCCGTCCATTCCCATCGCGCCCATCGCGCGCGCGCCCATGCGCCAGGTTGGCCGGTGCCAGGTCTGGCTTGAGCGCTGCCAGGCGTGGATCTGGTCCTGGTCCATGTCGGCGAAGAAATCCCAGTTCTTGTTATAGTCCCGCACATGGTCCTTGCAGAACCAGTAATAATCGTTGAGCCGGTCCCGGGATTTGGGCGCGCGATGCTGGCCTTCCGCGCTGCACTCGGGGTGATCGCAGCAGCGGCTGTCCTTCTTTTGTCCCAAGTCGAGGCCGGGATGGGGGCGGGCTGTGTTGTCAGTCATACGTAATAAATATATCGCTGCGGGCAAATTTCAAAATTTATCTTCATCAAGGCTTGAATAAGAAGCGTTTCCGGCGCACATAGAAGGAAGCGAAAGGGACAAATAAACATGAAAGTTGCAGCCTCCATCAGGGAAAAACTGACCCGGGAACTAGCCCCGGCCAAACTTGATGTCATCGACCAGTCCTGTAATCATGCCGGTCACAGCGGCACGCGGCCGGAGGGGGAAACCCATTTCCATGTGGTTGCCGTGGCCGCCGCCTTTGACGGGCTGAACCGGGTCGCGCGCCAGCGGCTGGTTTATAAGATCCTGGCTGACGAGCTGGCCGGCCCTGTTCACGCCCTTTCCCTGGACCTCAAAAGTCCGGCCGAGGCATCCTGAAGAAAAATTTAATATACCCAACGGCCTTGTTTTTATTTGTTTTTTATATCGTTTGGTGATATTGAAATTTTATACAATCATCTGGATCCTGGTGTTCAAGAGGTGGGAACGGGGCTCAGGCAGTTAAGGCAGAGCCGGGATTATATGGAGGATTGTTCCTGTGTGGTAACAGGTTTGTGTGGTAACGACAATAAAGCCCCGTCCCAATCTTTCCGAATTTTTCTACAACATGTACGTCAGCAGCAGCGGTACCGTCACCACTGAAATCAGGGTGGAGAAGAAGACCAGTGCGGCTACTTCCTGGGGGTTGCGGTTATACTGGGCGGCCAGCAGGTAACTGAGAACGGCCACCGGCATGCTGCTCTGCAGGATCAGGACATTCCTTTCCAGACCGGTAAAGCCAAACGCCATGGCCACCAGCAGGCCGATGCCGGTGCCAAGTGCGATCTTGAACACGGACAAGGCGATCAGCTGGCCGGAATTTTCCACTTTCAGGCGGGCGAGCGAGGCGCCGAGGGTGAGCAGCATCAGCGGGATGGTCAAGCCGCCGAGAAGCTCCGACGTATTGCTTAGCCACCCGGGTGGCGTCGTGCCGCTCAGGATGAAATAGAGCGCAAGGCCGAGGCCCCAGAAAAGGCTGATCCGGGTCAGGCTGGCCGCGCTCATTTTGCCGTGACTGATAAACAGGGCGACCGTCAGCTGAAACACAGAGGACATGGCCATAAAGATTACGCCCAGCCCCAGTCCGGCTTCGCCAAAGGCAAACAGGCACAGGGGCAGCCCGATGTTGCCGCTGTTGGTGGAATAGAGGGCAATGATATAGCCCCGTCCGGGCAGGCGCAGCAGGTAGGTGGCGAGCGCGCTTGCCAGCAGCATGAAAAGGATCACGATAAGCGACGCAATCGTGAATACACCCGAATCCAGAAGGTCGCTGCCAAGTCCGATCAGGCCGTTAAACACCAGCGCCGGCGTTCCGACATTCATGTTGAGTTTGGTGATAAAATCCGATGGAAACTCCTGTCCCCGTTTGACCCAGCCATATCCGATCATGGTGATCAGGAAGACGGGGGCGGTGACGGCGAAAAGTTCGGCAAACATCAGGGGTTACCTTTATAGGCCAGATCGGGGAGCTGGCTTTTTGCATACATACTGAACCGGCTGAGCAGGCCTTCCCTTTCCGGACTCAGATGATGGGCGGTCCAGATCAGGCCGATCTGTCTTTCGAAGTCATATCCCTCCATGGGCAGGCGCGCAACCCCTTCCATGGTATATTGGTCGGGCATGGTGGTGAAGCCGATGCCGGCCGCCACCATCATCAGGGCCCGTTCATCCTGCGGGGTGCGATAAACCAGGCGCGGCCGTACATTATGGTCGGTAAAGAAACGGCTGGTCTCGCTCAGGATTTCGCAACGGGACCGCACGATGGTCGGGGCGTCGGCCAGATCGCGGGGCTGGATGATATCCTTTTCCGCCAGCGGGTGGTGGGCCGGGATGGCCAGGGAATAGCGGTCCCGATACAGCGGCACGGTCTTGCCCTTCTGTCCGGGGCGCAGGATGGTGAGGGCGATATCCACCTGGCCGGAATCGAGCCGGTTGAGGATTTCCTGTTCGGTGCCTTCGAACAGCTCGACCACCAGCCCGCCTTCCTCCCGCAGATAGGGCTGCAGCAGGCTTTGCGCGGTTTCCGCCGGGA encodes:
- a CDS encoding J domain-containing protein yields the protein MTDNTARPHPGLDLGQKKDSRCCDHPECSAEGQHRAPKSRDRLNDYYWFCKDHVRDYNKNWDFFADMDQDQIHAWQRSSQTWHRPTWRMGARAMGAMGMDGLRDDLGIFEDLAGFAGRFTEKSAPDPGKSTYRAEDMRQLAVLGLDESASITDIKNAYKKLVKRYHPDVNSNDESAEEKFKEIVNAYHHMTSLKSGSSE
- a CDS encoding BolA family protein, whose amino-acid sequence is MKVAASIREKLTRELAPAKLDVIDQSCNHAGHSGTRPEGETHFHVVAVAAAFDGLNRVARQRLVYKILADELAGPVHALSLDLKSPAEAS
- a CDS encoding AEC family transporter, with protein sequence MFAELFAVTAPVFLITMIGYGWVKRGQEFPSDFITKLNMNVGTPALVFNGLIGLGSDLLDSGVFTIASLIVILFMLLASALATYLLRLPGRGYIIALYSTNSGNIGLPLCLFAFGEAGLGLGVIFMAMSSVFQLTVALFISHGKMSAASLTRISLFWGLGLALYFILSGTTPPGWLSNTSELLGGLTIPLMLLTLGASLARLKVENSGQLIALSVFKIALGTGIGLLVAMAFGFTGLERNVLILQSSMPVAVLSYLLAAQYNRNPQEVAALVFFSTLISVVTVPLLLTYML
- a CDS encoding LysR family transcriptional regulator, whose translation is MIELYQLRYFLAVVETGSFTKAAERVYVTQPTLSAGIQKLEAALDTKLFDRSSKRVFLTESGSRFVDRAKAILHQVSLAEAEMGDTDNPKILRLGVLMTIPAETAQSLLQPYLREEGGLVVELFEGTEQEILNRLDSGQVDIALTILRPGQKGKTVPLYRDRYSLAIPAHHPLAEKDIIQPRDLADAPTIVRSRCEILSETSRFFTDHNVRPRLVYRTPQDERALMMVAAGIGFTTMPDQYTMEGVARLPMEGYDFERQIGLIWTAHHLSPEREGLLSRFSMYAKSQLPDLAYKGNP